A part of Candidatus Zixiibacteriota bacterium genomic DNA contains:
- a CDS encoding Na/Pi symporter: MISIIRPIGLLCALYIFILSITLLGDAFKLFGREFAESLLTMTSNPVVGLFIGILATSIIQSSSTTTSILVGMVASGLISIEGAIPIVMGANIGTTITNTLVSLTHINRSREFSRAFSGAIVHDIFNILSVAILFPLQLTTNFLGRAALFMEQAFENAGGLHFISPINAITKPITKMIIGLFHQSAWISAIVAIILLFIALKLMVDIMKSLVLSRVEGFFSKYIFKTTFRALVLGILLTALVQSSSITTSIVVPLVGAGVLSLRQVYPYTLGANIGTTVTAIMASLVTQNVAAVAVAFAHLLFNFCGIAIFLPLARIPLRLAKIMSRLTLRNRLIPIGFIILIFFLIPIALIYLLR; encoded by the coding sequence ATCATTTCAATTATCCGGCCGATCGGTCTGCTTTGTGCGCTTTATATCTTTATTTTATCGATTACCCTTCTCGGTGATGCTTTCAAATTGTTCGGCCGGGAGTTTGCAGAATCTCTGCTTACAATGACTTCTAACCCCGTTGTTGGGCTTTTTATAGGCATTCTGGCCACATCGATTATTCAATCCTCATCAACCACCACCTCAATCCTGGTTGGTATGGTAGCCAGTGGATTGATTTCCATCGAGGGTGCCATTCCGATTGTTATGGGCGCCAATATCGGCACCACCATCACCAATACCCTGGTATCATTGACCCATATCAACCGAAGTCGGGAATTCAGCCGGGCTTTTTCGGGAGCCATCGTTCATGACATCTTTAATATACTGTCAGTTGCGATTCTTTTTCCTTTGCAATTGACCACGAATTTCCTGGGCCGCGCCGCCCTGTTTATGGAACAGGCCTTTGAGAATGCCGGCGGACTTCATTTTATATCCCCCATTAATGCTATTACCAAGCCGATTACAAAAATGATAATTGGATTATTTCATCAAAGCGCCTGGATTTCGGCGATTGTAGCCATAATTCTGCTGTTTATTGCCCTTAAACTCATGGTGGATATTATGAAATCCCTGGTCCTTTCCCGAGTTGAAGGTTTTTTCAGCAAATATATTTTTAAAACCACTTTCCGAGCATTGGTTCTTGGGATCCTTTTAACGGCGCTGGTTCAATCGTCATCCATAACCACTTCAATTGTCGTTCCGCTGGTAGGTGCCGGAGTTTTATCTCTCCGGCAGGTATATCCATATACCCTTGGGGCCAATATCGGAACCACCGTAACCGCGATCATGGCCTCTCTTGTAACTCAAAATGTCGCCGCGGTGGCGGTTGCTTTCGCTCATTTACTCTTTAACTTCTGCGGAATCGCTATTTTTCTGCCACTGGCCAGAATTCCCCTAAGATTGGCCAAGATCATGTCGAGATTGACATTAAGGAATAGATTGATTCCCATTGGTTTTATTATATTAATATTTTTCCTTATTCCCATAGCTTTAATTTATCTATTGAGGTAA